In a single window of the Globicephala melas chromosome 10, mGloMel1.2, whole genome shotgun sequence genome:
- the RASSF3 gene encoding ras association domain-containing protein 3 isoform X2 — translation MPTCEVRHSSQRNPQDVEKDKETHNYLSKEEIKEKVHKYNLAVTDKLKMTLNSNGIYTGFIKVQMELCKPSQTSGKLAPSSNGCMNTLHISSTNTVGEVIEALLKKFLVTESPTKFALYKRCHREDQVYACKLSDREHPLFLRLVAGPRTDTLSFVLREHEFGEWEAFSLPELQNFLRILDKEEDEQLQNLKERYAAYRHKLEEALSEAWKPG, via the exons gatgtggagaaagataAGGAAACCCACAATTACCtcagcaaagaggaaatcaaagagaaagttCATAAATACAACTTAGCAGTCACAGACAAGTTGAAGATGACCTTG AATTCAAATGGGATTTACACTGGCTTCATTAAAGTACAGATGGAACTCTGCAAACCTTCACAGACTTCTGGAAAACTTGCTCCCAGTAGCAATGGCTGTATGAATACACTCCACATCAGCAGCACAAACACTGTCGGGGAAGTGATCGAGGCCCTGCTCAAGAAGTTTCTTGTGACCGAGAGCCCTACCAAGTTTGCACTTTATAAGCGTTGTCACAGGGAAGATCAAG TCTACGCCTGCAAGCTCTCAGACCGGGAACATCCACTCTTTCTGCGTTTGGTAGCAGGGCCCAGGACAGACACACTCAGTTTTGTTCTCCGTGAACATGAATTTGGAGAG TGGGAAGCCTTCAGCCTGCCAGAGTTACAGAATTTCTTGCGGATCTTGGATAAGGAAGAAGATGAGCAGCTACAGAACCTGAAGGAGCGCTACGCGGCCTACAGACACAAGCTGGAAGAAGCCCTCAGCGAGGCCTGGAAACCCGGGTAA